A genome region from Gossypium hirsutum isolate 1008001.06 chromosome A04, Gossypium_hirsutum_v2.1, whole genome shotgun sequence includes the following:
- the LOC107935082 gene encoding vacuolar protein-sorting protein bro1 isoform X1: MGKNEDQNLQQREQQSIDSRNNEGYHQGFFFYGRFWMVFSSFANEFNFRCVFILFLSLSVLLPGIFWIFPFRSIKSGFDAKQAIKLSAPVHAYFTLKKPVSELVQNIQKLEYDIYEEIGVPDTKVAILSMHQSSVPNSTYVVFGVLPDPVNRLINQVSLSVLRASLVELFLRHSNLTLTTSIFGQPSKFEILKFPAGITITPLQSASILQKTQILFNFTLYNSISEIDDKFMELMDQLQYGLHLRSYENLFVQLTNINGSTMSSPVIVQASIMSNGFSRLLPQRLKQLAQTITSSPAKNLGLNNSVFGRVKSISLSSYLNGTLHPTPPPTPSPAPSPGLLIAPSPLSSPAHSPAPSPDKHHLPPCPDCKSPAPSSHSPLRSPGPETGSYPTFPPLVSPAPSSAATYPPPPRYLPRPHPSQTSNHQPVMSPQSKLSPNLPPLPSVSYGSRPDQGMNGTKGPVSTPPAQSPSSIATGVLPKQLWLLAFLGFLTFHLHL, encoded by the exons ATGGGGAAAAATGAAGACCAGAATCTACAACAAAGGGAACAACAAAGTATTGACTCAAGGAACAATGAAGGGTATCATCAAGGGTTCTTCTTTTATGGGAGATTTTGGATGGTTTTTTCAAGCTTTGCGAATGAGTTCAATTTCAGATGTGTTTTCATTTTGTTCCTCAGTTTATCAGTGTTATTGCCTGGGATCTTTTGGATCTTCCCTTTTCGTTCTATAAAATCTGGGTTTGATGCTAAACAAGCTATTAAGCTCAGTG CTCCCGTTCATGCATACTTTACGCTCAAGAAACCAGTGTCTGAGCTTGTTCAGAACATTCAAAAGTTGGAGTATGATATATATGAAGAAATAGGTGTTCCGGATACTAAG GTGGCTATCTTATCCATGCACCAGTCCAGTGTGCCTAACTCGACGTATGTAGTGTTTGGTGTTCTTCCTGATCCCGTAAATAGACTGATAAACCAAGTATCCCTAAGCGTGCTGAGAGCGTCTTTAGTTGAGCTGTTCCTCCGACACTCCAATCTGACTTTGACAACCTCCATTTTTGGACAGCCTTCTAAGTTTGAGATTTTAAAGTTTCCCGCTGGGATCACTATAACCCCCTTACAATCCGCTTCAATCTTGCAAAAGACCCAGATTCTATTCAATTTTACTTTGTATAATTCGATATCCGAAATAGATGACAAATTCATGGAGTTAATGGATCAGCTACAATATGGATTGCATTTGAGGTCTTATGAG AATTTGTTTGTGCAATTAACAAACATAAATGGCTCCACGATGTCCTCTCCGGTCATAGTTCAAGCTTCTATTATGTCAAATGGTTTCAGTAGACTTTTGCCTCAGAGATTAAAGCAGTTGGCTCAAACCATCACAAGCTCTCCTGCGAAGAATCTTGGTCTTAATAATTCGGTTTTTGGTAGAGTTAAAAGCATTAGCTTATCGTCTTATCTGAATGGTACACTTCATCCTACTCCTCCTCCCACTCCTTCACCAGCTCCATCTCCAGGGCTGTTGATAGCCCCCAGTCCTTTATCTTCACCGGCTCACTCTCCAGCACCATCACCCGATAAACATCATCTTCCGCCTTGTCCCGACTGCAAATCTCCTGCTCCTTCCAGTCATAGTCCTTTGCGTTCACCAGGTCCGGAGACTGGTTCCTACCCTACTTTTCCTCCTTTGGTTTCTCCTGCACCATCTAGTGCAGCAACGTACCCCCCTCCTCCTCGTTATTTACCAAGACCTCACCCTAGCCAAACTTCTAACCACCAACCTGTAATGAGTCCTCAATCAAAGTTGTCCCCAAATCTACCACCTTTACCTTCAGTGTCTTACGGCTCTCGTCCAGACCAGGGTATGAACGGTACTAAAGGTCCAGTTTCTACACCACCTGCGCAATCTCCATCAT CTATAGCAACAGGTGTTCTCCCCAAGCAACTCTGGTTATTGGCATTCTTAGGATTCTTGACCTTTCATCTCCATTTATGA
- the LOC107939743 gene encoding E3 ubiquitin-protein ligase MPSR1, whose protein sequence is MSLSLEPYTNIDFGRRIRWESGPENGPWITLSFVEPPDRQPSNAGIEEGTPPATASAIGALPMVKISESHVINTMHCPICKDEFEIGGEARELPCKHLYHSDCIVPWLNIHNTCPVCRYEIDNESGNAPGDYEMNEIDRGDFGLGVEDLANGLTWLRTRLLSSRPLRVFSHWTRGCLDSLDSMINGNNFSQEAISWWRSWLIL, encoded by the exons ATGTCTCTCAGCCTTGAACCCTATACAAATATTGATTTTGGTCGAAGAATTCGATGGGAATCGGGTCCCGAAAATGGACCTTGGATCACTCTCAGTTTCGTTGAACCACCAGACCGGCAACCGAGTAATGCAGGCATTGAAGAAGGGACTCCCCCTGCAACTGCTTCAGCAATTGGAGCATTGCCAATGGTGAAAATCAGTGAAAGCCATGTTATCAACACAATGCATTGCCCCATTTGCAAGGATGAGTTCGAGATCGGTGGAGAAGCGAGAGAGTTACCGTGCAAGCATTTGTATCACTCGGATTGTATCGTGCCATGGTTGAACATCCACAACACGTGCCCCGTTTGTCGGTACGAGATCGACAATGAGTCTGGTAACGCTCCTGGTGACTACGAAATGAATGAGATTGATCGTGGGGATTTCGGTCTTGGTGTTGAAGATTTGGCAAATGGCTTGACTTGGTTGCGGACTCGGTTACTCTCTTCGAGGCCTCTTCGTGTGTTCTCTCATTGGACTCGTGGATGTCTTGACTCTCTCGATAGTATGATCAATGGAAATAATTTCTCTCAAGAGG CTATCTCCTGGTGGCGCTCTTGGCTCATCCTATAG
- the LOC107935082 gene encoding putative uncharacterized protein DDB_G0290521 isoform X2, with amino-acid sequence MLNKLLSSVLKLISKLLITKKNGDILQHHVPLSPVHAYFTLKKPVSELVQNIQKLEYDIYEEIGVPDTKVAILSMHQSSVPNSTYVVFGVLPDPVNRLINQVSLSVLRASLVELFLRHSNLTLTTSIFGQPSKFEILKFPAGITITPLQSASILQKTQILFNFTLYNSISEIDDKFMELMDQLQYGLHLRSYENLFVQLTNINGSTMSSPVIVQASIMSNGFSRLLPQRLKQLAQTITSSPAKNLGLNNSVFGRVKSISLSSYLNGTLHPTPPPTPSPAPSPGLLIAPSPLSSPAHSPAPSPDKHHLPPCPDCKSPAPSSHSPLRSPGPETGSYPTFPPLVSPAPSSAATYPPPPRYLPRPHPSQTSNHQPVMSPQSKLSPNLPPLPSVSYGSRPDQGMNGTKGPVSTPPAQSPSSIATGVLPKQLWLLAFLGFLTFHLHL; translated from the exons ATGCTAAACAAGCTATTAAGCTCAGTG CTTAAATTGATAAGCAAGTTGTTGATCACAAAGAAAAATGGTGATATTTTGCAACATCATGTACCACTTT CTCCCGTTCATGCATACTTTACGCTCAAGAAACCAGTGTCTGAGCTTGTTCAGAACATTCAAAAGTTGGAGTATGATATATATGAAGAAATAGGTGTTCCGGATACTAAG GTGGCTATCTTATCCATGCACCAGTCCAGTGTGCCTAACTCGACGTATGTAGTGTTTGGTGTTCTTCCTGATCCCGTAAATAGACTGATAAACCAAGTATCCCTAAGCGTGCTGAGAGCGTCTTTAGTTGAGCTGTTCCTCCGACACTCCAATCTGACTTTGACAACCTCCATTTTTGGACAGCCTTCTAAGTTTGAGATTTTAAAGTTTCCCGCTGGGATCACTATAACCCCCTTACAATCCGCTTCAATCTTGCAAAAGACCCAGATTCTATTCAATTTTACTTTGTATAATTCGATATCCGAAATAGATGACAAATTCATGGAGTTAATGGATCAGCTACAATATGGATTGCATTTGAGGTCTTATGAG AATTTGTTTGTGCAATTAACAAACATAAATGGCTCCACGATGTCCTCTCCGGTCATAGTTCAAGCTTCTATTATGTCAAATGGTTTCAGTAGACTTTTGCCTCAGAGATTAAAGCAGTTGGCTCAAACCATCACAAGCTCTCCTGCGAAGAATCTTGGTCTTAATAATTCGGTTTTTGGTAGAGTTAAAAGCATTAGCTTATCGTCTTATCTGAATGGTACACTTCATCCTACTCCTCCTCCCACTCCTTCACCAGCTCCATCTCCAGGGCTGTTGATAGCCCCCAGTCCTTTATCTTCACCGGCTCACTCTCCAGCACCATCACCCGATAAACATCATCTTCCGCCTTGTCCCGACTGCAAATCTCCTGCTCCTTCCAGTCATAGTCCTTTGCGTTCACCAGGTCCGGAGACTGGTTCCTACCCTACTTTTCCTCCTTTGGTTTCTCCTGCACCATCTAGTGCAGCAACGTACCCCCCTCCTCCTCGTTATTTACCAAGACCTCACCCTAGCCAAACTTCTAACCACCAACCTGTAATGAGTCCTCAATCAAAGTTGTCCCCAAATCTACCACCTTTACCTTCAGTGTCTTACGGCTCTCGTCCAGACCAGGGTATGAACGGTACTAAAGGTCCAGTTTCTACACCACCTGCGCAATCTCCATCAT CTATAGCAACAGGTGTTCTCCCCAAGCAACTCTGGTTATTGGCATTCTTAGGATTCTTGACCTTTCATCTCCATTTATGA
- the LOC107935095 gene encoding probable plastid-lipid-associated protein 4, chloroplastic, producing MALTSSSSSSAITALLKPHLQLSNEPIISFSPSFFTLSSKPLLSSSKPNVKINFFSSQTAVSLKWRTEASIFSGLFTKSKDIKTLKDELFDAIAPLDRGAEAAPEDQQRVDQIALKLEALNEIKEPLKSNLLNGKWELLYTTSQSLLQTKRPKFLRPNGKIYQAINVDTLRAQNMETWPFFNQATANLVPINARRVAVKFDYFRIVGLIPIKSPGSGRGQLEITYLDEELRISRGNRENLFILKMVDPSYRVTL from the exons ATGGCTCTCACTTCTTCGTCTTCTTCTTCTGCCATTACTGCTCTGCTAAAACCTCATCTACAACTTTCAAACGAGCCCatcatttctttttctccttccttTTTCACCTTATCATCAAAACCACTTCTTTCATCATCCAAACCCAATGTGAAAATCAACTTTTTTTCATCACAAACTGCTGTTTCCCTCAAATGGAGGACCGAAGCTTCAATCTTTTCTGGGCTTTTCACCAAAAGCAAAGACATTAAAACCCTAAAAGATGAGCTTTTTGATGCTATAGCACCTCTTGATCGTGGAGCTGAAGCCGCCCCTGAGGATCAACAACGTGTGGATCAG ATAGCACTTAAACTCGAAGCTTTAAATGAGATAAAAGAGCCACTCAAATCCAACTTGTTGAATGGAAAATGGGAACTTTTATACACAACATCTCAATCACTTTTGCAAACAAAG AGGCCAAAGTTCTTGAGACCCAATGGAAAAATATACCAGGCAATCAATGTGGATACTCTCAGAGCTCAAAATATGGAAACTTGGCCTTTCTTTAATCAA GCCACTGCTAATTTAGTTCCTATAAATGCAAGAAGGGTAGCTGTTAAATTCGACTATTTCAGAATCGTTGGTCTG ATACCGATTAAGTCACCTGGAAGCGGCCGCGGTCAGTTGGAGATTACATACTTGGATGAAGAGCTACG GATATCAAGAGGTAACAGAGAGAACTTGTTCATTTTGAAAATGGTTGATCCATCCTATCGAGTCACTCTCTAG
- the LOC107935104 gene encoding basic blue protein, translating into MAQARGGAIAVAAVAAAVLCLLLSHFELAQAATYTVGGTGGWAINVAGWTKDKRFKAGDTLVFKYNPSIHNVVAVNRAGYSSCTTPKGAKVYQSGKDQIKLVKGQNYFICNYAGHCQAGMKIAVTAA; encoded by the exons atggCTCAGGCAAGAGGCGGTGCAATAGCGGTGGCAGCGGTGGCGGCGGCGGTGCTCTGCTTGTTGCTGAGTCACTTTGAGTTGGCTCAAGCAGCAACGTATACTGTTGGTGGAACCGGTGGTTGGGCCATTAACGTGGCTGGTTGGACCAAAGATAAGCGTTTTAAGGCTGGTGATACACTTG TATTCAAATACAACCCATCAATCCACAATGTGGTAGCTGTAAACAGGGCAGGTTACAGTTCATGCACAACCCCAAAAGGTGCTAAAGTTTACCAGTCGGGCAAGGATCAAATCAAGCTTGTCAAAGGCCAAAACTATTTCATCTGCAACTATGCTGGACATTGTCAAGCTGGCATGAAAATAGCAGTCACTGCTGCTTAG